A region from the Clostridium beijerinckii genome encodes:
- a CDS encoding PTS mannose transporter subunit IIAB, translated as MVGIILASHGEFAEGILQSGAMIFGEQENVKAVTLMPSEGPDDLRAKMKDAIASFDNQDEVLFLVDLWGGTPFNQSNMLFEEHKDKWAIVAGLNLPMLIEAYGARLSMESAHEIAAYILNAGKEGVKVKPEELEPADTGKTSEAGTGQSNAGTPGAFEYVLARIDSRLLHGQVATAWTKTVNPTRIIVVSDDVARDKLRKNLITQASPPGVKAHVVPVDHMIKLAKDDQHFGGQRAMLLFENPKDVLRAVEGGIPLKTINVGSMAHSLGKVQPSKVLAFSQEDIDIFNKLKQAGLNFDVRKVPNDSKANMDEILKKAQDELKKLK; from the coding sequence ATGGTAGGAATTATTCTTGCTAGTCACGGAGAATTCGCTGAAGGCATCTTGCAATCCGGTGCGATGATTTTTGGAGAACAAGAAAACGTAAAAGCTGTTACGTTGATGCCTAGCGAAGGACCTGATGATCTTAGAGCAAAAATGAAAGATGCAATTGCATCCTTTGACAACCAAGATGAGGTTTTATTCTTAGTTGATCTTTGGGGCGGAACACCATTCAATCAATCAAATATGCTATTTGAAGAACACAAAGATAAGTGGGCAATCGTAGCTGGTTTGAATTTACCAATGCTAATTGAAGCTTATGGTGCACGTCTTTCAATGGAATCTGCTCATGAAATTGCAGCTTATATCTTAAATGCAGGTAAAGAAGGAGTTAAAGTTAAGCCGGAAGAATTAGAACCAGCAGATACTGGTAAAACTTCAGAAGCGGGAACAGGGCAATCTAATGCAGGTACACCTGGAGCATTCGAATATGTTTTAGCTCGTATTGATTCTCGTCTACTTCATGGTCAAGTAGCAACTGCTTGGACAAAAACTGTGAATCCTACACGAATTATTGTCGTGTCAGATGATGTAGCTAGAGATAAACTTCGTAAGAATTTAATCACGCAAGCTTCTCCTCCGGGGGTTAAGGCTCATGTTGTTCCAGTTGATCATATGATTAAACTTGCAAAAGATGACCAACATTTTGGAGGACAACGTGCAATGCTTCTTTTTGAAAATCCAAAAGATGTACTTAGAGCTGTAGAAGGTGGAATACCACTAAAGACAATTAATGTTGGTTCAATGGCTCACTCTCTAGGTAAGGTTCAACCAAGCAAAGTGCTTGCTTTCAGTCAAGAAGATATTGATATATTCAATAAGCTTAAACAAGCTGGACTTAATTTTGACGTTCGTAAAGTGCCAAATGATTCAAAAGCAAATATGGACGAAATACTTAAAAAAGCACAAGATGAATTAAAGAAATTAAAATAA
- a CDS encoding alpha-galactosidase encodes MSKYIKINENNLNIVLEVTKDRDIRLLHFSYLPFEQFDELSEDEKEKCRLLELQFTGENQLNHRGVKHTGTLPGHRMIYDSHNDEILKEGRRITINLVDEITKVEAKVIFQFYNDLQIVRMWSTLENKGEKSVGIEYITSFALVGIDRGGVSCREDKMDIYIPHNEWCGEGMWEKYSLKDVGIFHVEDESTNRLLVSNTGNWSTCQYAPLGFVENTEISNGYMWQIEHNGSWNWEISDIMHMLYLKLSGPSEAENHCWKELRPNERFETVQVAVTSIGGGLQAGIEVMTKYRRRIRRKNEDNKKLPVIFNDYMNCLSGDPTTEKLIPLINAASLAGCEYFCIDSGWYSDGPWWDGVGEWVPSKERFKNGIKEPLDYIREKGMIPGLWLEIEVMGINCTLADKLPDDWFFMRHGVRIKDHSRYQLDYRNTEVREFATGIIKRVVEDYGVGYIKMDYNINMGIGTDNNADSAGEGLLGHNRAYLAWLDEIFEKYPDLVIENCGSGGLRMDYALLQRHSIQSSSDQTDYRKNAVIAAAAPSLVTPEQCGVWSYPLRNGDKEEVICNMINSMLCRIHQSGHLAEINNESFKYIQEGINYYKSIRHDIPNGIPFWPIKMPSLDDEWIAYGLYCGDKTYISVWRMKSGSDTVELKITRLLGEDVYIKIGYPKNTDTKWNWNKIKGILTIKNTHNSTARLFELKNTSKKVD; translated from the coding sequence ATGAGTAAATATATAAAAATTAATGAGAATAATTTAAATATTGTATTAGAAGTAACTAAAGATAGAGATATAAGACTACTACATTTTTCGTATCTTCCTTTTGAACAGTTTGATGAATTAAGTGAAGATGAAAAAGAAAAATGTAGATTATTAGAATTGCAATTTACAGGAGAAAATCAATTAAATCATAGAGGAGTAAAACATACAGGAACTCTGCCAGGACATAGAATGATTTATGATAGTCATAATGATGAAATTCTAAAAGAAGGAAGAAGAATTACTATAAATTTAGTTGATGAAATTACAAAAGTTGAAGCAAAGGTAATATTTCAATTTTATAACGACTTACAGATAGTTAGAATGTGGAGCACTTTAGAAAATAAAGGTGAAAAAAGTGTTGGAATAGAGTATATAACTTCATTTGCTTTAGTTGGTATTGACAGGGGCGGTGTATCATGCAGAGAGGATAAAATGGATATATATATTCCTCATAATGAGTGGTGTGGCGAAGGTATGTGGGAGAAATATTCATTAAAGGATGTTGGAATATTCCATGTGGAAGATGAATCGACGAATAGACTATTGGTTTCTAATACAGGAAATTGGTCAACATGTCAGTATGCACCTCTAGGATTTGTAGAAAATACGGAAATAAGTAATGGTTACATGTGGCAAATAGAACATAATGGTTCATGGAATTGGGAAATCAGTGACATAATGCATATGTTGTATTTAAAATTGAGCGGACCTTCAGAAGCAGAAAACCATTGCTGGAAAGAATTACGACCCAATGAAAGATTTGAAACAGTACAAGTTGCAGTTACAAGCATAGGTGGTGGATTACAAGCTGGAATAGAAGTTATGACTAAATATAGACGCAGAATAAGAAGAAAAAATGAAGATAATAAAAAATTACCGGTTATTTTTAATGATTATATGAACTGTTTATCAGGGGATCCTACTACAGAAAAGCTAATTCCTCTTATTAATGCAGCATCATTAGCTGGATGTGAATATTTTTGTATAGATTCTGGATGGTATAGCGATGGACCTTGGTGGGACGGTGTCGGAGAATGGGTACCATCTAAAGAGAGATTTAAGAATGGTATCAAGGAACCTCTTGATTATATTAGGGAAAAAGGAATGATTCCTGGACTTTGGCTTGAGATTGAAGTAATGGGGATAAATTGTACATTAGCGGATAAGTTACCTGATGATTGGTTCTTTATGAGACATGGAGTAAGAATAAAGGATCATTCAAGATATCAATTAGACTATAGAAATACTGAGGTAAGAGAGTTTGCTACTGGAATTATAAAAAGAGTTGTAGAAGACTATGGTGTTGGATATATAAAGATGGATTATAACATTAATATGGGAATTGGTACTGATAACAATGCTGATAGCGCAGGTGAAGGACTATTAGGGCATAATAGAGCATATTTAGCTTGGTTAGACGAAATATTTGAAAAGTATCCTGATTTAGTTATTGAAAATTGCGGCAGTGGTGGACTTAGAATGGATTATGCTTTATTGCAAAGACATAGTATACAATCAAGTAGTGACCAAACAGATTATAGAAAAAATGCAGTGATTGCAGCAGCTGCACCATCTTTAGTTACTCCAGAGCAATGTGGGGTTTGGTCTTATCCATTGAGAAATGGAGATAAGGAAGAAGTAATATGTAACATGATAAATTCTATGTTATGTAGAATCCATCAGAGTGGACATTTAGCAGAAATAAATAATGAATCATTTAAATATATTCAAGAAGGAATTAACTATTATAAAAGCATCAGACATGATATACCAAATGGAATACCGTTTTGGCCAATAAAGATGCCATCTCTAGATGATGAATGGATAGCATATGGATTATATTGTGGAGATAAAACTTATATTTCGGTATGGAGAATGAAAAGTGGAAGTGATACTGTAGAACTAAAGATTACAAGACTTTTAGGTGAAGATGTATATATTAAAATTGGATATCCTAAAAATACAGATACTAAATGGAATTGGAATAAAATTAAAGGGATATTAACTATTAAAAATACTCATAATAGCACAGCAAGATTATTTGAGCTAAAGAATACGAGCAAAAAGGTGGATTAG
- a CDS encoding alpha-galactosidase — protein MAIKFNTKSKEFHLYNKEISYIIKILDNNQLGNLYYGKRIHHKESFSYLFEGGVRPLAAYVFEGDNFFSLQHTRQEYPSYGTTDFRYPAFEIKQENGSKITNFQFQSYNIFHGKKKLEQLPATYVENEKEAQTLEIILYDDLISTRLLLSYTIYEDFPIITRTAKFIYEGKDKVTLTKAMSCSIDLPDYDYEMVHLSGAWGRERHIRNKKLDHGVQSIYSLRGTSSAEHNPFIALKRPSTTEFEGEVYGFSLVYSGNFLGEVIVDTHDTSRIMLGIHPSMFEWILNKNESFQTPEVVMAYSDKGINGMSQAYHKLYRTRLARGYWRDKARPILINNWEATTFDFDEDIILNIAKTASDLGIELFVLDDGWFGSRNNDKAGLGDWYVNIKKLPDGIVGLSKKIENMGMKFGLWFEPEMVNKDSDLYRAHPDWIIHTPNRTASHCRNQYTLDFSRKEIVDYIYNAMSKVFREASISYVKWDMNRYITECYSVSTIAENQGKVMHEYILGVYSLYERLTSEFPHILFESCSSGGARFDPGILYYAPQGWTSDNTDAVERMKIQYGTSYVYPISCMGAHVSEVPNQQAFRTTPLETRANVAYFGAFGYELDLNHLSEEERAIVKKQVKFMKENRELIQKGTFYRLISPFENKLNSWMVASEDKSEAIVGYYKILNTANEGFKRIKLQGLDENKKYYINNNKKESFFGNELMFAGIPVKSEDFCEEGGDFTSVIYHLKEIDK, from the coding sequence ATGGCAATTAAATTCAACACAAAATCAAAGGAATTTCATCTATACAATAAAGAGATAAGTTATATCATAAAAATATTAGATAATAATCAGTTGGGAAATTTATATTATGGAAAAAGGATACATCATAAAGAATCATTTTCATATCTTTTTGAAGGGGGTGTGCGCCCACTAGCAGCATATGTATTTGAAGGGGATAATTTTTTCTCGCTGCAACATACTAGGCAAGAATATCCTTCTTATGGGACAACAGATTTTCGGTATCCTGCATTTGAAATAAAGCAGGAAAATGGGAGTAAAATCACTAATTTTCAATTCCAATCCTATAATATTTTTCATGGTAAAAAGAAATTAGAACAACTTCCAGCTACCTATGTAGAAAATGAGAAAGAAGCACAAACTTTAGAAATAATATTATATGATGATTTGATTAGTACAAGGTTATTATTAAGTTACACTATATATGAAGACTTCCCAATAATAACAAGGACTGCAAAATTTATATATGAAGGAAAGGATAAAGTTACATTAACAAAGGCCATGAGTTGTAGTATAGATTTGCCAGACTATGATTATGAAATGGTGCATCTTTCTGGAGCTTGGGGTAGAGAAAGACATATAAGAAATAAAAAATTAGACCATGGAGTTCAATCAATTTATAGTTTGAGAGGGACAAGTAGTGCAGAGCATAATCCATTTATAGCATTGAAGAGACCAAGCACAACTGAGTTCGAAGGTGAAGTGTATGGATTTAGCTTAGTTTATAGTGGGAATTTTTTAGGCGAAGTTATTGTGGATACTCATGATACATCTAGAATTATGTTAGGAATTCATCCAAGTATGTTTGAATGGATACTAAATAAAAATGAAAGTTTTCAAACTCCAGAAGTTGTAATGGCTTATTCTGATAAAGGAATAAACGGAATGAGTCAGGCTTACCATAAATTATATAGAACCAGACTTGCTAGAGGATATTGGAGAGATAAGGCAAGACCAATTCTAATAAATAATTGGGAAGCTACAACATTTGATTTTGATGAAGATATAATATTAAACATTGCAAAAACTGCAAGTGACTTAGGTATAGAATTATTTGTATTAGATGATGGATGGTTTGGAAGTAGAAATAATGACAAAGCAGGGCTCGGAGATTGGTATGTAAATATTAAAAAGCTTCCAGATGGGATAGTTGGACTCTCAAAGAAAATAGAAAATATGGGCATGAAATTTGGGCTTTGGTTTGAACCAGAAATGGTAAATAAAGATAGTGATTTATACAGAGCTCATCCAGATTGGATTATTCATACACCAAACAGGACAGCGTCTCATTGTAGAAATCAGTATACATTAGATTTTTCTAGAAAAGAAATTGTAGATTATATTTATAATGCAATGTCAAAAGTGTTCAGAGAGGCATCAATATCATATGTAAAATGGGATATGAATAGATACATTACTGAATGTTATAGCGTATCTACAATTGCAGAAAATCAAGGAAAAGTAATGCATGAATACATTTTAGGCGTGTATTCGTTATATGAAAGACTAACATCTGAATTTCCACACATTTTATTTGAATCGTGTTCAAGCGGTGGCGCAAGATTTGATCCAGGAATACTTTATTATGCACCACAAGGATGGACAAGTGATAATACAGATGCAGTTGAACGTATGAAAATACAATATGGAACTTCATATGTTTACCCAATAAGTTGTATGGGAGCTCATGTATCTGAAGTGCCAAACCAACAAGCTTTTAGAACAACGCCACTAGAAACTAGAGCCAATGTAGCTTATTTTGGAGCTTTTGGATATGAGTTAGATTTAAATCATTTATCCGAAGAAGAAAGAGCTATTGTGAAGAAACAAGTTAAATTTATGAAAGAAAACAGAGAATTAATACAAAAGGGAACTTTTTATAGGCTTATAAGCCCTTTTGAGAATAAATTAAATTCTTGGATGGTTGCATCAGAAGATAAATCTGAAGCAATAGTTGGTTATTATAAAATACTTAACACAGCTAATGAAGGTTTTAAGAGGATAAAGCTACAAGGATTAGATGAAAATAAAAAATATTATATAAATAACAATAAAAAGGAATCGTTTTTTGGAAACGAATTAATGTTTGCTGGAATTCCGGTGAAATCAGAAGATTTCTGTGAAGAGGGTGGAGACTTTACTTCAGTAATATATCATTTGAAAGAAATAGATAAGTAA
- a CDS encoding sugar ABC transporter permease has protein sequence MKMKRDASKLLIHLLLLLGVVIMILPFIWMILTSFKTVSESTSMNPYVIFPSDWKLENYFEAIRQNNFIILYFNTFAMMALRIFCSLAFSAMAAYAFARLKFPGRDFLFGIVLFQMMVPVQLFIIPQYLMVDKMGMRNSIFALLFPGLVSAFGTFLLRQFFMGLPKELEESARLDGCNIGQTFLKVMLPLTKSGLVALGIFTALFAFKDLMWPLIINSSADSATLSSALAKIQSAYSVNYPQLMAASVLAIWPMLAIYIVFQKQFIEGIATSGGKL, from the coding sequence ATGAAAATGAAAAGAGATGCTTCAAAATTATTAATACATTTACTTCTATTGCTTGGAGTAGTAATTATGATATTACCATTTATTTGGATGATACTTACATCATTTAAAACTGTATCAGAGTCTACTTCAATGAATCCATATGTGATTTTTCCATCAGATTGGAAGCTTGAGAATTACTTTGAAGCAATAAGACAAAACAATTTTATTATATTATATTTTAATACTTTTGCAATGATGGCTTTAAGAATATTTTGCTCATTGGCTTTTAGCGCTATGGCAGCTTATGCCTTTGCAAGATTAAAATTTCCAGGAAGAGATTTTTTATTTGGAATTGTACTATTTCAAATGATGGTTCCAGTTCAACTTTTTATAATTCCACAATATTTGATGGTGGATAAAATGGGAATGAGAAATTCAATATTTGCACTTCTATTTCCAGGGCTTGTTAGTGCATTTGGTACGTTTTTATTAAGACAATTCTTTATGGGATTACCGAAAGAATTAGAAGAATCAGCAAGACTTGATGGCTGCAATATAGGACAAACCTTTTTAAAAGTTATGTTACCTTTAACTAAGTCTGGTCTAGTTGCACTTGGGATATTTACAGCACTATTTGCATTTAAGGATTTAATGTGGCCTCTAATTATTAATTCTAGCGCTGATTCGGCAACTTTATCATCGGCACTTGCTAAAATTCAAAGTGCATATTCTGTTAACTATCCTCAATTGATGGCTGCTTCTGTACTTGCAATTTGGCCAATGCTTGCAATTTATATTGTATTCCAAAAACAATTTATAGAAGGTATAGCAACTTCAGGTGGAAAACTTTAA
- a CDS encoding sugar ABC transporter permease → MIGDEYMAKDITVNTGKPSKRTINEWKWAYFLVAPTIIGLIILNIIPIIETLYLSFFKSGDFGKGNIFVGLNNYKKMFGDVQVWHAVGNTLKYTIIVVPVTVIIAMILAVLLNSKIKGKGIYRTIYFIPMIAAPAAITMVWKWLYNNQFGLINHILSKIGVGPVDWIDNPNVALYSIAIIGIWSTVGYSMVLLIAGLQEIPKDYYEASSIDGAKPVRQFFDITLPLVSPTLFFVVVTSIIQAMQVFDVIYMMIDVASPAYDKTVSLVYLFYNSSFKYADKGYGSAIVMLLLAIIMIITVFQMKAQKKWVNYM, encoded by the coding sequence ATGATAGGAGATGAATACATGGCAAAAGATATAACAGTAAATACAGGAAAACCATCAAAACGAACAATTAATGAGTGGAAATGGGCATATTTTTTAGTCGCTCCTACTATTATTGGACTTATAATATTGAATATTATTCCTATTATTGAAACTCTATATTTAAGTTTTTTCAAGAGTGGGGATTTTGGAAAAGGGAATATATTTGTTGGTTTAAATAACTATAAAAAGATGTTTGGAGATGTCCAAGTATGGCATGCAGTAGGAAATACTTTAAAATATACAATTATAGTTGTACCAGTAACAGTAATAATAGCAATGATTTTAGCTGTATTATTAAATTCTAAAATTAAGGGAAAAGGTATTTATAGAACAATATATTTCATTCCAATGATTGCTGCACCAGCAGCAATAACAATGGTTTGGAAATGGTTATACAACAATCAATTTGGTCTTATCAATCATATCCTATCTAAAATTGGAGTTGGACCTGTAGATTGGATTGATAACCCTAATGTTGCTCTTTATTCTATAGCTATTATTGGAATATGGAGTACGGTTGGATATAGCATGGTTTTACTTATAGCTGGGCTTCAAGAAATACCAAAAGACTATTATGAGGCTTCAAGTATTGATGGTGCAAAACCAGTACGACAATTTTTCGATATTACTTTACCACTTGTATCTCCAACTCTATTTTTTGTTGTTGTTACTAGTATAATTCAGGCAATGCAGGTATTTGATGTTATTTACATGATGATTGATGTAGCTAGTCCGGCATATGATAAAACAGTATCGTTAGTTTATTTATTTTATAACAGCTCATTTAAGTATGCAGATAAAGGATATGGTTCAGCTATAGTAATGTTACTTCTTGCTATTATTATGATAATTACAGTATTCCAAATGAAAGCACAGAAGAAATGGGTTAATTACATGTAG
- a CDS encoding sugar ABC transporter substrate-binding protein, giving the protein MKKKIVSLILASMLAVTGLVGCGSSNSVTTGGQDSSKKSSGEDVHITYGIWDSNQEKGLRKMADEFEGKNPGIKIDIQVTGWNDYWTMLEAAATGGSLPDTFWMHSNEIYRYASNGMLMDLTDKIGKSDDVKLSNYPEGLVKIYNLNNKQYAIPKDYDTIGLWYNKTMFDKAGVPYPDETWNWDKLYEAAKKLTTGDGKQYGFLAPLHNQEGYYNFVYQNGGTIITDDKVSGYDNPKTIEAMKYYVKFTSEGLSPKIFDDAARAETMQNGLCAMGLFGSWNLSGFATNDYMTKNLNVTVLPSANDGKRASIFNGLGNAISTNTKHPEESWKWVQYLSSKEGQTKQAELGVAISAYNGTADAWVNSNKTFDIKCFIDMVKDAQIRPYSNTTAKWEDKAYEVLKGSFTGEKTVEDACKETAKMMNDALKEEK; this is encoded by the coding sequence ATGAAAAAGAAAATCGTTTCTTTAATCTTAGCTAGCATGTTAGCTGTTACAGGACTTGTTGGGTGTGGAAGTTCAAATTCTGTAACAACTGGAGGACAAGACTCATCTAAGAAATCTAGTGGTGAAGATGTACACATTACTTACGGAATTTGGGACTCTAATCAAGAAAAAGGTCTTAGAAAAATGGCAGATGAATTTGAAGGGAAAAATCCAGGTATAAAAATTGATATACAAGTAACAGGTTGGAATGATTATTGGACAATGTTAGAAGCAGCAGCTACAGGGGGATCTCTTCCAGATACTTTTTGGATGCATTCAAATGAAATTTATAGATATGCATCGAATGGCATGCTTATGGATTTAACAGATAAAATTGGTAAAAGTGATGATGTGAAATTATCAAATTATCCAGAAGGTTTGGTAAAGATATATAATTTAAATAATAAACAATACGCCATTCCAAAAGATTATGATACTATAGGTCTTTGGTATAACAAAACAATGTTTGATAAAGCAGGTGTTCCATATCCAGATGAAACATGGAATTGGGACAAACTATATGAAGCAGCAAAAAAATTAACAACAGGTGATGGAAAGCAATATGGATTCCTAGCACCTTTACACAATCAAGAAGGATATTATAATTTTGTATATCAAAACGGTGGGACAATCATAACTGACGATAAAGTATCAGGATATGATAATCCTAAGACAATAGAAGCAATGAAATATTACGTGAAATTTACTAGTGAAGGATTGTCACCTAAGATTTTTGACGATGCTGCACGTGCAGAGACAATGCAAAATGGACTATGCGCAATGGGATTATTTGGATCTTGGAATTTAAGCGGATTTGCAACAAATGATTATATGACTAAAAATTTAAATGTTACAGTGTTACCATCAGCAAATGATGGTAAGAGAGCTAGTATCTTTAATGGACTTGGAAATGCAATTTCAACTAATACAAAACACCCGGAAGAATCTTGGAAATGGGTTCAATATTTAAGTTCAAAAGAAGGACAAACAAAACAAGCTGAACTTGGAGTTGCAATTTCTGCGTATAATGGTACAGCAGATGCATGGGTAAATTCAAACAAAACATTTGATATAAAATGCTTTATTGATATGGTTAAAGATGCACAAATAAGACCATATTCTAATACAACTGCAAAGTGGGAAGATAAGGCATATGAAGTATTAAAAGGTTCATTTACTGGAGAAAAGACAGTAGAAGATGCTTGTAAAGAAACGGCTAAAATGATGAATGATGCATTGAAAGAGGAAAAATAA
- a CDS encoding AraC family transcriptional regulator: MADFKSYIFNNINYVDIILYQFGSERCDPLHSFGPTVKNHFLFHYVLSGKGRLYSFNNGIQNDASIYTIKAGEGFLLTPNIINTYEADKDDPWNYVWVEFEGLKAQRYLEEIGLSSKHPIFTPKEYNDDNSIKDNLMFLLNNPNAPDSAILGHLYLFFYALLENSSFNNIKSTSNLQEFYVREAINYIEKNYNNNISVEDIAKWCNLDRSYFGKIFKNSMKTTPQEFLIKYRLSKACEMLKDDTISIKKISELTGYPNQFHFSRAFKEVYNVSPRQWRNQNKINI; the protein is encoded by the coding sequence TTGGCTGATTTTAAAAGTTATATTTTTAATAATATAAATTATGTGGATATTATACTTTATCAATTTGGCTCAGAACGTTGTGATCCACTGCATTCATTTGGTCCTACAGTTAAAAATCATTTTCTATTCCATTACGTTTTATCTGGAAAAGGAAGACTCTACTCATTTAATAATGGAATACAAAATGACGCTTCTATTTATACTATAAAAGCTGGAGAAGGCTTCTTATTAACTCCAAACATAATTAACACTTATGAGGCTGATAAAGATGATCCCTGGAATTATGTTTGGGTAGAATTTGAAGGTTTAAAAGCCCAACGATATTTAGAAGAAATAGGTCTATCAAGCAAACATCCGATTTTTACGCCTAAAGAATATAATGATGATAATTCTATAAAGGATAATTTGATGTTTTTATTAAATAACCCAAATGCGCCTGATTCAGCAATTTTAGGTCATCTTTATTTATTCTTTTATGCTCTGCTTGAAAACTCAAGTTTTAATAACATCAAGAGTACTAGTAACCTTCAAGAATTTTATGTAAGAGAAGCTATCAATTACATTGAAAAGAATTATAATAATAATATTTCAGTTGAAGATATAGCAAAATGGTGCAACTTAGATAGAAGTTATTTTGGTAAAATATTTAAAAATTCTATGAAAACTACTCCTCAAGAATTTTTAATTAAGTACAGATTATCTAAAGCATGTGAAATGTTGAAGGATGATACTATATCTATTAAGAAAATCTCAGAACTCACTGGATACCCAAATCAGTTTCACTTTTCTAGAGCTTTCAAGGAAGTCTATAATGTGTCACCTAGACAATGGAGAAATCAAAATAAAATCAATATATAA
- a CDS encoding sigma-70 family RNA polymerase sigma factor yields the protein MVDIEKEQFVSCIKQYERLIITICLSFTKNYFDAEDLAQQTFLSAYENCEKFDGNNLKAWLTTIAANKCKDYIKNKARITVSLSEEEYERLEDKEDSPEETLVKKNTMERIESVCNKLKEPYRTVAISYFCRDIKLSHLAKETGQNIKTLETQLYRAKKLLKDLWKEEFM from the coding sequence GTGGTAGATATTGAAAAAGAACAATTTGTAAGTTGCATAAAACAATATGAACGTTTAATTATCACTATTTGTCTATCCTTTACGAAAAATTACTTTGATGCTGAAGATTTGGCGCAGCAAACTTTTTTATCTGCATATGAAAACTGTGAAAAATTTGATGGTAATAATCTTAAAGCTTGGCTTACTACAATTGCTGCAAATAAGTGCAAGGATTATATTAAGAATAAAGCAAGAATAACAGTAAGTTTATCAGAGGAAGAATATGAACGTTTAGAAGATAAAGAGGATTCACCAGAGGAAACATTGGTAAAAAAGAATACCATGGAAAGGATAGAAAGTGTATGTAATAAGTTAAAAGAGCCTTATAGAACTGTAGCCATAAGCTATTTTTGCAGGGATATTAAACTTTCACATTTAGCAAAGGAAACGGGACAGAACATTAAAACTTTGGAAACGCAACTTTATAGAGCAAAAAAGCTATTAAAGGATTTATGGAAGGAGGAGTTTATGTGA